A genomic region of Colletotrichum destructivum chromosome 1, complete sequence contains the following coding sequences:
- a CDS encoding Putative WD40/YVTN repeat-like-containing domain superfamily, which produces MSSDSEDFVVDGPELAEDDPMRAFLPASFGKKSKEANIAAQIDRSRRAAGKPSAGTAHEESAGPPTATQKEKQSDSDSNDSDSGDSDSDDSEDGDDYPVSHELVLKTHEKAVTTVTLDPAGGRLVSASLDCRINLHDFASMTPSTLRAFRSVDPWEAKSSAANAESHPIHHVEFNPLSGSVFLCVSAHPQAKIMSRDGDVITEFVKGDMYLRDMNNTKGHISEVTTGIWHPTDKNLCVTAGTDSTLRIWDINNKRSQRDVIVFKSKAAGSAGRTRMTAVAWGAPAQGGSNVLVAAALDGSLVMYSGNSPFSRPTAEIRDAHKPDTWTGGIDISSDGRMVVTRGGDNTIKLWDIRKFKTPLVTVDHASTSDHFPMSNIRYSPNSTSILTGSATGDLHILNPGNLRPEHVTPITPGAPLITVNWHPKINQIITGSANGETHVLYSPTMSSRGAVEVMSRAPKKRHIDDDPSRTTDMSVGMSGDSIITPGSVMAGRRNAGVTASGKSKDPRRPAVLEQTPFMRNQPDEKHIADNIPLAKMLHEDPREALLKYADAAQKDPMFTAAWQKTQPVTQYADVSDDEDEGPDKKKARR; this is translated from the coding sequence ATGagcagcgacagcgaggaCTTCGTGGTCGACGGCcccgagctggccgaggacgaccccATGCGCGCATTCCTGCCGGCTTCGTTTGGGAAGAAGTCTAAGGAGGCCAATATTGCAGCCCAAATCGACCGGAGCCGCAGAGCGGCAGGAAAACCCTCGGCGGGAACGGCCCACGAGGAATCCGCAGGGCCTCCAACAGCTACTCAGAAAGAGAAGCAGTCCGACTCGGATTCCAATGACAGTGACAGCGGCGActccgactcggacgactccgaggacggcgacgactaCCCCGTTTCGCATGAACTGGTCCTGAAAACCCACGAGAAGGCCGTGACAACGGTCACGCTGGACCCGGCTGGCGGGCGGCTCGTGTCCGCGTCGCTCGACTGCAGAATCAACCTGCACGATTTCGCATCCATGACGCCGAGCACTCTCCGAGCATTTCGAAGTGTCGACCCGTGGGAGGCAAAGTCCTCtgccgccaacgccgaaTCGCACCCGATCCACCACGTCGAGTTCAATCCCTTGTCCGGCAGCGTCTTTCTCTGCGTATCCGCCCACCCGCAGGCCAAGATCATGTCGagagacggcgacgtcatCACGGAGTTCGTCAAGGGCGACATGTACCTGAGGGACATGAACAACACAAAGGGCCACATTTCGGAAGTCACGACGGGAATTTGGCACCCTACGGACAAGAACCTCTGCGTCACTGCCGGCACCGACAGCACTCTCCGCATCTGggacatcaacaacaagcGCAGCCAGCGAGATGTGATTGTCTTCAAGTCAAAAGCAGCAGGGTCCGCAGGCCGAACGAGGATGACCGCTGTCGCCTGGGGCGCCCCAGCCCAGGGCGGCAGCAACGTGCTTGTTGCGGCCGCGCTCGACGGCTCTCTGGTCATGTACAGCGGCAACAGCCCGTTCTCGAGGCCCACGGCCGAGATTCGAGACGCCCACAAACCGGATACTTGGACCGGAGGCATCGACATCTCGTCTGATGGACGGATGGTCGTCACGCGAGGAGGCGATAACACAATCAAGTTGTGGGACATACGGAAGTTCAAGACGCCTCTTGTCACGGTGGACCATGCATCAACGTCGGATCATTTCCCGATGAGCAACATTAGGTACTCGCCAAACTCGACCAGCATCCTGACGGGCTCTGCGACGGGCGACTTGCATATCTTGAACCCCGGAAACCTGCGTCCCGAGCACGTGACGCCAATCACGCCAGGAGCGCCTCTTATCACCGTCAACTGGCACCCCAAGATTAACCAGATCATCACTGGCTCGGCGAACGGCGAGACGCACGTGCTGTACAGCCCGACCATGTCTTCCcggggcgccgtcgaggtgaTGTCGCGGGCGCCCAAGAAGCGGCACATTGACGACGACCCGTCCCGGACGACGGATATGTCGGTGGGCATGTCGGGTGATTCCATTATCACGCCGGGCAGTGTGATGGCCGGCAGGAGGAACGCGGGAGTGACGGCGTCAGGAAAATCCAAAGACCCTAGGAGACCGGCTGTCTTGGAGCAGACACCATTTATGAGGAACCAACCCGACGAAAAGCACATTGCGGATAACATTCCTCTGGCCAAGATGCTCCACGAAGACCCCCGAGAAGCGCTCCTCAAGTATGCCGACGCGGCGCAGAAAGACCCGATGTTTACCGCTGCGTGGCAGAAAACGCAGCCGGTCACCCAGTACGCGGATGtgagcgacgacgaagatgaaggcCCGGACAAAAAGAAGGCGCGGCGGTGA